In Candidatus Binatia bacterium, the genomic window GTCAAAAGGAGTATCCGCGGCGGCCAGAACCATGCCCAGATGGGTCGGTGCATCGCCGTCCCCGATCCAGGGCCGAATCGTGTCGGCGATCAGGTTCTTGCCGACGAGCGCGCCCGAGACCACCTGCATCTTGCCGGCACCCGAGACGTTCGAAGCGATCTGATCCCAACCATTGCCTACGGTCCGAAGAGTCCCGTCGTAGGACAACCCGCCGCGAATGGCGCTGCGTGCCGAAGCGAGTGCGCGCAGCGGTACGGCGTCGAGATCGACTTCGCTGAAGCGATACTGCGGCGGCGTACCACCACCCCAGGGGCCGACGGTTCCGACGAGCCCTAGATTCTGTTCCGTGGACTCGATACCCGCGCGTGCGCGGAGAGTCGCCGGGGCGGTCTCGCTGAGACCCTCCAGCACAGCGTCGACGTCGGCCATACGCACTTCGCGCGGACCACCGGCCGCCCGATCTATGATTCGAATGATGCCGTCGGTCACGCGGACCGAGCGAACCGAGTTCTTGGCGGCATCTGCCAGAAGCCCGCTCAACCGCTCCGAGGTCGGCAGAAGCGAGTCGATGTTCACGTCACCGGATGTGCTACGCGTAACGTTGATGACGGGTCGATCGAGCTCGAGATCGCCTCCGAATTCGCCGTCTCGCACAGAAGCGAGGTCCACGACGAACTTGGCGGACGGGGCGGCGATCAACGGATCGCCTCCCGCCGGATCGTCGATGATCAGCCCATCCAGTTCGATTTGAGGACCACCTAGGAACGAGACCGAGACGGCGTTGACCGAAGCCCTGCCGCCCAGGCCGGCTTCGAGACCAGCGAGCATCGAACCTTCGAGGTAGTTCCCGGCACTGCGTCCGGCCAGCAGGGCAGCTATCAGGCCGCCCATCGCAAGCGCCACGCCTGCGGCGATCTTCCAGTAGGACGAAGCCTCTTTGCGGCGTTCACCGTCGACGACGCGCGTCGACAACACGAGTTCCTCGGCGCAATCGGAGCACATGGCGACGTGGCTCTCGAACGCAGCCTCTTCGGAATCACTGAGGAGGTGTTCGATGTAGTTCGCCAACTGGAACTCGTTCGGATGCTCCTCGTAGATCGCGGGGTCCTGGCCGAACTCCGAGGACGTGTCCAGGAACGCATCGCGAACCATGCTGCGAATGGCCGCCAGGCCGGGATCGCCGGTGCGGGCCATCAGAATTCTCCCTCGAAGTGAGCGGTAACCAGTTTCCGAAGCTTCTGGTGCAGTCTCATCTTCCGCACGTATGCGGCATTGGTCGTAATGCCGATCGTGGTAGCGACCTCATCGATTGGAAGTCCCTGGAAGTAGAATAGCTGCACGAACATTTGGTCCTTGGGCGGGAGCTGCGTGACGAGTTCACGCACCTTGGCCGCTCTTTCTGCCGCTTCGACTTGTGGTTCTGGCCCGGGCCGGGAATCCGGCCGGGCTTCTCGGACCCGCCAACTCTCGCCACTTTCCGGATCGTCCAGCGAGATCGTTCGCCCCTCCCGCCGAAGGCGGTCGATGGTGAACCGATTTGCTACTACCCGGAGCCAACTTGCGAGAGAACAGCCGTTCCGCCCCTGATACTGTCTCAACTTGCGAGAATCTTTATCGAATAGGGCCAGAAAGACGTCCTGGCTGAGGTCTTCGATTTCCTCTTTCCTATATGGACGACCGAACTGCTGAAAAATAACGGTTACACCGTAGGAAACGATGCCCGAGTACTTTTCGACCAGCGTAGTGCGCGCATCGGCATCGCCACCGATGCACCCCGCTAGGAGTTCAGCAGTGGAGTCAGCGCTTTTGGCCTTAGGGAGCGCCACGACGCGGTCGTCACATGAGGCTGAGCCACGCATGACCGTGGCGGAAGTTGTAGGCGGACTGCGGGGAAAGGGCAAGGTCAGGTTGTCCTCGTTTTGGATTAGCGCGCCTTTTCGCAGGACTACGACCGGCCAGCTGTTCGAGGGATTCCCGGGTCCGGATTGGATAATCGGCTCTATTCTCGCTAAAAATGCCATGGACGGTTGGGGGCGCCGGGTCTCTTCCGGCTCGTGGCGAACAAGAAGCGGGGACCCTCCGTAAGTATGGACGAAGGGAAGCGTCCGTTTTCGACACTGTGAGCACCATCGCATTCATCTTCTTGGGAATCTGCGGCACGGCCAGCCTGATGGCGGCCGTCTGGATCGTGGCGTACCGCGTCGGCTTCGACGAGGGGCGTCTGACGATCCCGCTCCGGATGATTTCCGCTCTAGCCGAGCACCGCGTAACGTGTCTCGAGGAAGATCCCGCCCGAACCGCACGGGACTTGTCCCAACATCTGGGGCTTCCCGAGGACGAAGCGCGACGGCTGACCGATCGTGCCGAGCAGGCCGGAGCGATGCCCTCGAGCACCCTGCGCTCGGCCTGAGCGCCGACCTCGCCCCGAGCCGTTCCGAAACGGAACAGTCCGGGCCCGCTTGAGGTTCAAGCCCGACCGGCCGAGAAACAGAGCCGTGAAGAAGAACAGGACCTCCCCCCAGACCACCCGTCGCAAGCGATCCCGGCCCGCGAAGAACGCCCCGGAGCCGCCCCCAGGCGACTTCGATGAGCCGAGCCCACCGCGACGAGGAGAGGTCCCCGTCGGGATGGATGCCGAAGGGCCCGCGAGGACGCGGCGTGCCGATGAGCCGCGATCCCGTGAGGACATTGTCCAAGACATCGCAACCGACATCGCCGAGACCGCCCAGAAACTCGTGACGGATCGCACCAGCGTCGCCGACATGAAGCTGATCCACTCGTCTCTGAAGGAATTGCGAAGAGCCTTCCGCGTATTCTCGCATTACGAGGGGATGCGAAAGGTCTCGACGTTCGGTTCGGCCCGCACCCCTCCCGGGTCACCCCAGTACGAGCAAGCCCGCGAGTTCTCACGCCGGATCGCGGACGCCGGCTTCATGGTGATCACCGGCGCCGGCCCCGGAATCATGCGAGCGTGCAACGAAGGGCCGGGGCGCGACCGCAGCTTCGGGATCAACATCCGGCTCCCGTTTGAGCAGTCGGCGAACGACATCATCGACAATGATCCCAAGCTCATCACCTTCAAGTACTTCTTCACGCGCAAACTGATGTTCGTGAAGGAAGCGGACGCGATCGCGCTCTTCCCGGGCGGCTTCGGCACGCACGACGAGGGATTCGAATCGCTGACGCTGCTTCAGACCGGCAAAGCGAGGCCGCTTCCGGTCGTCTTCATCGATGCGCCGGGCGGTACGTACTGGAAGACCTGGAAGCGTTACATCGAACGACACCTCCTGAAGGAGGGGCTGATCTCGAAAGCCGACATGCGCCTGTTCCTCGTGACCGACGACCTCGATGTCGCGATCGAAGAGATCGAACACTTCTATAGCCGCTACCACTCCTCGCGCTTCGTCGGAGATCGATTGGTACTTCGGCTCACCAGCCCACTCTCGAGGGAAACCATCGCCGATCTGAACGACGAGTACGGCGACATTCTCGCGCACGGAAAGATCCACCAGACGAATGCGCTGCCCGAGGAAGCCGCAGAACGCGAGCTCGCAGAACTACCGCGACTCGTCTTTCATTCGGCGAGGCGACACTTCGGCAGGCTCCGGATGCTGATCGACGACGTGAACGACGCTGACTAGGAGCCTGACCCCAGGTCGGTCGCGGCGATCCGGGCGGCGTCAGCTCGTCGTGAGCCAGCTTGGGGCAGGTTCGTAGTTCACTTCCGTCGACCGAGCATCCCACCGGGTACGATCAGCTCGATGATGTTGCCGTCGGGGTCGCGCACGAAGAGTTGGCCGACCTCTTCGCCGAGCCCGAACGCTTCAACCCCGCTTTCGGTCACCGCATCGAGCGTGGCCTGGTAGTCGTCGATCTGGAAGGCCAGATGCGTCGCCGCGGGCGACAGGCTCTTCGGAGGCGTGCTTCGGTCCATCCCCGGAATCTCGCCTATCAAGTGCACCTGGACGTCGCCGAGCTGGTACCAGACTCCCGGGAAGCCGAAGTCGGGACGCTCGGTCTCCTCAAAACCGAGAACGCCTTCGTAGAACGCGCGGGAGCGCTCCAAGTCTGTGATCTGGACGCTCACGTGATGAGCTCGCTTTACAATCGCCATACTCAGTCTCCTGGCCCCTTCGGTGACACCTCGCCGCCCACCCACCACGCGGCGAGCCGCTCGTCCTTCTGGTCCCATGGGTAGAGCCCTTCTTGCAAGTCGGGCGGACGCTCGAACACCCGGGGCGTCTCGCCGCCGAGGCGAGACAGCGAACGAGGCGAGGCAACGATCAAACCACGACCCCCGGCGGCAAACCGCGTGACGTCCGAGACTACTCCAAGTACCGGCAGGGGCTCGGGCGCGTCCAGATAGAACGGGAACAGCGACGGAGCGTGCCGAACGAAGGCCACGCGCCCCGCGTCCAGATCCGCCGACGCGCCGCGCAGTGCCAGCGCGAAAGGTCGCTCCGTGCGGAATCGGTCGAGGAGGGGAGCTTGCAGCGCGAAGTACCCACCCAGCACCACCACCGACAAAGCGGTGGGACAAACCACCCCGGGCGGAAGGCCGAGCTTGAGGGCCCTGCAACTCGCGATCGTATCCGCTCGCACCCAGATCAGACGCGCAAATGCGGCGAGCATCAGCGTCACCATCACCAGTGCAGGCGGAACCGAGACGCCGTAAACGGAACCCAAAACCGGAGCGAGCAAGGCCACCGCAAGCTCCGCTCCCATCACAGCCGCGAGCGCGATCGCCGTCCAACGAAGCGCGCGTTCGACGAAGCGCCCGCGCGCTTCCCCATCCAAGACCGCGGCGACGAGCAGCGCGCAGAACGGCACGATGGGAAGGATGTAGTATGAGCGCCTCGAACCGGCAGCGGTGAACACCGCGAAGATGAGGCCGATCGAGATTAGTACCCAGCGGGTCTCCGGCTCGAGGCGTACCCACTCCCGCGCGCAATCGAGGAGCGCGGCGATCCACACCAGCGCCCATGGCAGGAGCAAGACCGGCAGCGCAAAGAGGTACGTGGTGATCGGTCCCTGGTGGTCGTGCGGGGCGTAGAAGCGCCGGACGTTCTCCTGGAAGACCATGTACAAGCCGCTGCGCGTGTCGCCCGAGACCAGCGCGTCGACCGAATCCAGATCCGGTCGCGCGATATCCGCCGCGATGAAGGGCGCGAAGTAGACGATCACGGCCACGGCGGCAGCCACGAGAACGGAAGGGCTGAGATGCGCGCGCCACTGACCGTGACGCGCGAGATGCGGGAACAACACGAGCGCCGGGAGTACGATGGCCGCCAGCCCTTTGGCGTGGGCGCCGACCACGCAGATCAACACGAACACCAGGTAGAACGCCATCGTCAGACGATCCTCGCGACAACGGAACCATGTCACCGCGAGAATCACGGCGGCCAGATTCTCCATGTCGGCCGCCGCCGTCCGTGACCAGAGAAGAAAACCGTACGACCCGAGCAGAACCCACCCGGCCGTGCGACCGACGATTGGGTTCCACAGCTCTCGGCCCAGCCGAACCGTCGCCCACAGCGCCAGAAGTCCAGCCAGAACGCTCGGCAGTCGCGCCGCGAGTTCATCGAGAGTGCCGAGGACCCGGCTCGCCCCGGCGATCGCCCAGTAGCTCGCGAGGGGCTTATGGAAGTGCGGCTCCCCGTTCAGGGTCGGATGGAAGTAGTCACCGCTTAGGATCATCTCTCGAGTGATCTCGGCGAAGCGATCCTCGGAGCCACGCAAGCTCGGGGACCCGAGACCGACCAAGAGAAGAAGCGTCGCCACCGTCCAGAAGAACGGCGCGGCGAGACGGCCAGACGAGTTCACCTCTCTCCGCATCCGAAGGCCAGAGCAGACCTGGAGGCGCGACTCAAATCCCCTATTCCGGCACCGCTGCGAGGGCCGTCGTTCCTTGCGATTCCAGGCCACACCAGGTACCCGGAAGGTGCGCACGGCTCCGTGTGCATCCGACCCATTTCGCAATGTCCGAAGGTGCAGCATACCGCGCGCACATCGCAATCATCGGCGGTGCAACCGCAGGTGCCGAGGCGGCAGATCGACTCGCCGCCGAGGGCGCGCTCTGCGTCGTCTTTGAGCAGAACGACCGCCCCTACGGCAAGGTCGAGGATGGACTCCCCGCCTGGCACAAGGCGCTGCGCGAGAAGGAATACGGGCTGATCGACTCGAAGCTCACGCGTGACGGCGTGCACTTCATCCCGCGCACCGGCATCGGACGCGAAGTCTCGTTCGACCAGCTCTTGCGGGAATGGGGCTTCGACCTCGTGATCCTGGCCAACGGCGCCTGGCGGGATCGTGGCCTGCCGGTCTCGGGAGCAGATTCCTACATCAACCGCGGCCTCGTGTACCAGAACCCTTTCATCTACTGGTTCAACCACTACCGCGAAACCGGCTACGACGGCCCCTCCTACGAGATCCACGACGGGACGGCCGTCGTCGGTGGCGGACTTGCCTCGATCGACGTCGCGAAGGTCCTCCAACTCGAGAGCACGGCGCGCAAGCTCGCCGAGCGCGGCATCCAGCAAGACCTCTTCGAGATGGAGGTCGACGGCATTACCGAGACTTTGGCCTCCCACAATCTCAAGTGGGAAGACCTGGGGCTCAAAGGCTGCACGCTCTACTACCGGCGCCGCGTCGAAGACATGCCTCTCGCCGAGGCACCGCCGAACGCAACGTCCGAGCAGCTGACGAAGGTCGAGTCCGTGCGACGCCGCATCCTCCAGAAGGCCCAGCGCAAGTACCTGTTTCGGGTCGATCCGCTCTGGAGCCCCATCGGTCTGCTCACGCACGGCGACATGCTCGACGGATTGCGCTTCGCTCGCACGAAACTCGGCGACGACGGCAAAGCAGTCATCGTCCCCGGCGACATTCAAAATGTCGAAGCACCCATGGTGATCTCGTCGATCGGCTCGATCCCGATGCCGATCAAGGGCCTGCCGATGGATGGAGAGTTCCTCCGGCTCGACGACAAAGAGCACGGCCGCGTCACCACGTTCGAGAACGTCTTCGGCTGCGGCAACGTCATCACCGGCAAGGGCAACCTCGTCGCCTCGCGCAAGCACAGCCGCAAGATCGCCGAGTTCCTCGTCGAGCACATCGGTGCGGATGCGAAGCCCCGAACCGACGTCGACGCTCTGATGGCCCACGTCCGCGAGCAGCAGGCCGCCGTCGGCTACGACGGCAAGTACCACAAATGGATCGGCCGCGTGACGGTCGCGGCCCATAGCGCCTCGCCGCAATGACCGATCGCCCCGGCCGTATCGTCCAGGGCAACATGATCGGCCTGTCGATGCCGGACATCGACAAATGGAGCGACCGCGTCGAGACGGTCCTCGGGCAGAACCCGGGACCCTTCACCGGGCCCGGAACGAATACGTACATCGTCGGGACTTCCCGCCGCCCGCTGATCCTCGACACCGGACAGGGCATGGAGAGCTATATACCCCTGCTCGAGAAGACCCTCGACGGCCGTACGCCGGCCGAGATCGTCCTGACACACGCCCATGCCGACCACATTGGTGGATGTCCGCAGATTCGCGAAAAGTTCGGCCCGATGCCTGTGAAGAAGCGGCTCTGGGAAGGAATGGACGGCAAGGCCGGAGACGACATCGTCGCGATCGACGACGGCGAAGTCATCGAGACCGAAGGCGCGACGCTCGAGGCCATCCACACGCCGGGGCACGCGGAAGATCATCTCTGCTATCTGCTGCGCGAGGAGCGCGCGATCTTCACGGGTGACGTCGTCCTCGGTGCCGGCACGACGGTGATCCCCGAACACGGCGGCGACCTCCTGGACTACATGCAGTCTCTCCAACACCTTCTCGAGTTGGAGCCTGCGGTGCTCTATCCCGCGCACGGGCCGGCGATTCACGATGCCAGCGGAAAGATCCGCCAGTACATCGCCCACCGCGAGCTACGCGAAGACCAGATCGTCGAGCTCTTGAAGCAAGGCGTTTCCGACGTCGGAGAGATGGTCGTCCAGATGTACGCCGACGTGCCGAAGTTCCTGCATCCCGCTGCCGGCACGTCCGTCCGCTCTCACCTACGGAAGCTCGAGCGCGAACAACGGGCCTCTCTCGACGGAGAAAGCTGGACCCCGCGGTAGGAGCCTGGCCCCAGAGGGCTCACGACGACCTACCGCCAATCCATCTTGGGTCAGGCTCCTAGCCCGCTGTCGCGGCGCGGGCCTTTCTCTCGTCCGCGGCTTCCGCGGGCTGCGCCGATCCGCTTCCCGCGGCTCGCACAAAGCAGCGCTTCTGCAGAATCTGTTCGAACTGGCGCGCGGAGCTCTCCCACGAGCGCTCGGCCAGAGCGGCCGCTGCGTTCTCGGCCAGACGACACCGGAGATCATCGTCATCGACCAGGCGAACCAGAGCCTCCGTCACCTCAGGCCCGGACGGTTTCGCAAGAAGGCAGGTGTCGCTTTGGACCATCTCCCGAACGCCCGGGACGTCGGCCTCCACGACCGCACATCCGCAGGCCATCGCCTGGAGCGGGACCCAAGACACGTTCGCGGACAAGGAGAAGCAGAGCAGGATGTGCGCTTCGTTCATTACACGGGCGAGTTCGTAGTGACCGAGAACTCCGAGGTTGGTGAACGGGAACCGCACGCCTCGTAGCTCTTCGTCCTCGGCGCCAAACATGCAGATCTCAACCTCAGGACGCTCGCGCGCGAAGCGTTCGAGCGCTTCGACCCCAAGATCGAACCCACGCCGTTTGATCCCCGGACGCGCGAAGAAGAGCACACGGGTAGGTCCGGAACGGTCGGCGGCACGCACCTGGGTTCGGAAGATCTCCGTGTCGACTGCGAAGTCGATGCGTTCGGTAGGACGTCCCGTGAGCCGCCCGAGTCGCGCCGCCAAAGAACGGCCTATGCACACGTGCTGCAGAGGCAAGTCGTACGTTCGCTCCGCCTCGCGATATAGTGGATCGCGGTCGGAGTAGAACTCCGGCTCGAAGTCCTGAACGAAGTAGAACCGGAAGAGGCTGTCCTGCTGCCCGGCGACCGTGTACGCGGTGGGCCAGTTCGTTGCGATGGTCGCATCGGCGGGAAGGATCCGATCGTGCCCCACGACGGTCTGAACGCGCAGCGGACCGAAGTTCTCTTCGAGGAACTGTTCGATCTCCTCGTGGGACTTCCCCTCGAGGTGCGCGATCGGCTCGATGTACACGCGTACTCGGTGCCCGGCGGCCCCGAGGAAATTCGCGAGCCGGAAGATTGTCCAATATCCCCCGCCGGTACCGGCGATGGGCGCGCGCAGAATCCAGTTGATCGTAAGCGGCCGTCCCTCGGTAGACGGCGCGAAAGAGCGAACCGTCTCGAGGGCATGAACCGCCTGACTCGCGGTTGTGTGCTTTGCGAGCACGCAGTCCCGGGCGCTCTCGCCCATCTCGCGGGCCGCATCCGGAGACTCGATGAGATGCCCGAGTGCCTCGCGCCACTCCGCCGGCGTCTCTGCGAGCCAGCCCGTGACCTTTTGGTCGATCGCGCGGCGGAAGTCCGGCATGGGCGACGCAATGGTAGGGACGCCGACGAGCGCCGCTTCCAAGAATTTGAGCGCACTCTTTGACGCAGTGAAGGGGTTGCCCGGTTCGAGGGGCGCCAGATTCACGTCGATCCGAGCGAGGGTGTCCGCCAGACGCTGCCACGGCATGAGCGGCATGTGCTGGAATCGCTCGCCGAAACGGCCGAAGCGGTCGGAGACGTCAATGTGTCCGACTGTCAGCAACCGGACGGACGGATACGTATCGAGGGCCCACTCGATCGCTTCCTCCGCGACGGCAAAGTCCTTGCGATGGGTCGGAGTCCCGCTCAGATAGCCCAACGTGACGCTCGTGCCGACGCCGCCCATGCGTCGGGAAGTCGTCCCCGCGCGGGCTGCCGTGGCGAGTTGCATCATCTCTCCGCTCACGACGTTCGGGAGCGTGCGTACATCCTTCTGAAGACCGGACGCGAGTTCGAATAGGGCGTCGGTCGACACGACCATCCCGTGTGAGCGCGCAATCGTCTCGCGGTAGCGCTCGAGCCCGGTACGGTAAAGCTTCTGGTCGCGCTCGCTCATCCCGGCGGTATCGATGTAACGATACGCCTCCGGATCGAAGACCCAATCGTCGGTGTCGAACAAGACCACCGCGCCGCGCTCACTCGCCTTGCGAAGGAACCAGTCGATGTTTCGATCGTACGCAACGCGATGGAGAACGAAGATCGAAAAGCAGTCGAGCGCGTCCGTCAGATCGATCTCGCCTTGCGTGGCCGATTCGGTACTCACCCCGAGCGATTCGAGCTGCTCCGAAAGATGGTCACAACGATAGCGCTTCGCATCGCCCGGGCATCCCGAGAGAAGCAATGCCGCCTTCGATAAGACACCCGCGAGCTGGCGCTTGGCGCCCGGATTAATCCTCGAGGGATCGGGCAGCCCGAGGACACTCCGCAGCCGCTGAGCAACGGTTCGAAGAGGCGACCCGAGCCGCCAAGTGTGAGAGGAGAAGACCTTGCGCAGCGTCTCACTCAGAACCTGGAACTCTTTGTGCTGCATGAGGATGAGCGCTTCGTCGCGTTGCGCGCGCGCCGTCGCCTCATCAATTCGTTCACGAAGCTCACGACACTGCTGCTCGAGACGCCCCCGCTCGTCATCGATCCGGTCGCGCTCACGACGCAGATCTTCGAGGAGGACGTCGAAATCTCGCTCCTCGTCGGGCCGCACCGGACGGACGGGTGCTGCCTTTAGGAGGGTCGGATTCTTCGGTCGCCTGTCGCTCGTAATTCCCTCCGGGCAGGGCCACCCCAGGCTGCGGGCGGACTCCACAGCGGGGTACCACGAGTGCCCGAGCACCGCCATCGACAAAGCGGTTGGGGCGCTCTGCGCCGCGTGCGAAACTGCGTCGCCTTGAGAGGTGAGGAGGAAAAGGCTGCGGGCCTGTGCGCGTCGTGCCGGCACGTCCGGCGAATCGAATCCGGCAGCGGGAGCGTGTTTTGGCTCTGCGGGCTCGCAGCCGACGACCCGGCATACCCCCGCTACCCACCCATACCCGTTGGCGAATGCGAGGGTTGGGCCGCCGAATCCTCCTGACGCCGGTTCTCTCTAACCTACAGCATCGGGCTTGCGGGCAGGGTGGTTTCGCCCATCAGGAACTCGTCGACTCCACGCGCCGCTTCACGGCCCTCCCAGATTGCCCACACGACCAGGGACTGGCCCCGCCGAGCGTCACCGCAAGCGAACACGCCCGGGACGCTGGTCGCGTAACTGGGGTTCGCGACGATGTTCCCCCGCCCGTCCAGGTCCGTGCCGAGGCCTTCCAGAAGGGGCTTGTCCGGGCCGAGGAAACCGAGCGCGAAGAGCACCAGATCGGCCTCGATCTCAAACTCGCTTCCCGGGATCTCGATCATCTTGGGACGACCGCCGTCTTCGGGCTTCTCCCACTCGAGTCGCACGCCGTGCAGCTTGCGAACACGTCCTTCCTGGTCGCCACTGAAGCTCTTGGTGTTGATGCACCAGTCTCGCTCCACTCCCTCTTCGTGGGACGACGAAGTGCGCAGAATCATCGGCCATTGAGGCCAAGCGGCGACGCCGCCGGCGCTTCGCTCATCCGGCGGCTTCGGGAGGAGTTCGAACTGGTGAACGGACACGGCGCCCTGACGATTCGAGGTGCCCAGACAATCCGAACCCGTATCGCCACCACCCAAGATGACGACTTTCTTGCCGGTCGCCGTGATCTGACCGTCGACGGTGTCCCCCGCCACGACCTTGTTCTGCTGCGGGAGGAAGTCCATCGCCAGATGAACGCCGTCGAGGTCGCGGCCCGGAACGGGCAGGTCACGCGCGTGCGTGGCGCCGGTCGAGAGCACCACCGCATCGAAGTCGTTCTTCAGCTGATCAACGGTGACGTCGACACCCACGTTGACTCCGGTGCGGAACGTCACACCCTCGGCCGCCATCTGTTCCATGCGCCGATCGATGAGGTGCTTCTCCATCTTGAAGTCAGGGATGCCGTAGCGCATCAGACCGCCGATGCGATCGGCACGCTCGAAGAGCGTGACGTCGTGGCCGGCGCGCGCAAGCTGTTGCGCGCAAGCCATGCCCGCGGGCCCCGAGCCGATCACGGCGACCTTCTTGCCCGTCTTCTTGTCGGCAATCTGTGGCTTGACCCAGCCCTCTTTGAAAGCGCGATCGATGATCTGCTTCTCGATCTGCTTGATGGTGACCGGGCTCTCATTGATGTTGAGCACGCACGCTT contains:
- a CDS encoding beta-lactamase-like protein 2, which translates into the protein MTDRPGRIVQGNMIGLSMPDIDKWSDRVETVLGQNPGPFTGPGTNTYIVGTSRRPLILDTGQGMESYIPLLEKTLDGRTPAEIVLTHAHADHIGGCPQIREKFGPMPVKKRLWEGMDGKAGDDIVAIDDGEVIETEGATLEAIHTPGHAEDHLCYLLREERAIFTGDVVLGAGTTVIPEHGGDLLDYMQSLQHLLELEPAVLYPAHGPAIHDASGKIRQYIAHRELREDQIVELLKQGVSDVGEMVVQMYADVPKFLHPAAGTSVRSHLRKLEREQRASLDGESWTPR
- a CDS encoding sigma-70 family RNA polymerase sigma factor translates to MALPKAKSADSTAELLAGCIGGDADARTTLVEKYSGIVSYGVTVIFQQFGRPYRKEEIEDLSQDVFLALFDKDSRKLRQYQGRNGCSLASWLRVVANRFTIDRLRREGRTISLDDPESGESWRVREARPDSRPGPEPQVEAAERAAKVRELVTQLPPKDQMFVQLFYFQGLPIDEVATTIGITTNAAYVRKMRLHQKLRKLVTAHFEGEF
- a CDS encoding LOG family protein produces the protein MKKNRTSPQTTRRKRSRPAKNAPEPPPGDFDEPSPPRRGEVPVGMDAEGPARTRRADEPRSREDIVQDIATDIAETAQKLVTDRTSVADMKLIHSSLKELRRAFRVFSHYEGMRKVSTFGSARTPPGSPQYEQAREFSRRIADAGFMVITGAGPGIMRACNEGPGRDRSFGINIRLPFEQSANDIIDNDPKLITFKYFFTRKLMFVKEADAIALFPGGFGTHDEGFESLTLLQTGKARPLPVVFIDAPGGTYWKTWKRYIERHLLKEGLISKADMRLFLVTDDLDVAIEEIEHFYSRYHSSRFVGDRLVLRLTSPLSRETIADLNDEYGDILAHGKIHQTNALPEEAAERELAELPRLVFHSARRHFGRLRMLIDDVNDAD
- a CDS encoding glycosyltransferase; this encodes MQHKEFQVLSETLRKVFSSHTWRLGSPLRTVAQRLRSVLGLPDPSRINPGAKRQLAGVLSKAALLLSGCPGDAKRYRCDHLSEQLESLGVSTESATQGEIDLTDALDCFSIFVLHRVAYDRNIDWFLRKASERGAVVLFDTDDWVFDPEAYRYIDTAGMSERDQKLYRTGLERYRETIARSHGMVVSTDALFELASGLQKDVRTLPNVVSGEMMQLATAARAGTTSRRMGGVGTSVTLGYLSGTPTHRKDFAVAEEAIEWALDTYPSVRLLTVGHIDVSDRFGRFGERFQHMPLMPWQRLADTLARIDVNLAPLEPGNPFTASKSALKFLEAALVGVPTIASPMPDFRRAIDQKVTGWLAETPAEWREALGHLIESPDAAREMGESARDCVLAKHTTASQAVHALETVRSFAPSTEGRPLTINWILRAPIAGTGGGYWTIFRLANFLGAAGHRVRVYIEPIAHLEGKSHEEIEQFLEENFGPLRVQTVVGHDRILPADATIATNWPTAYTVAGQQDSLFRFYFVQDFEPEFYSDRDPLYREAERTYDLPLQHVCIGRSLAARLGRLTGRPTERIDFAVDTEIFRTQVRAADRSGPTRVLFFARPGIKRRGFDLGVEALERFARERPEVEICMFGAEDEELRGVRFPFTNLGVLGHYELARVMNEAHILLCFSLSANVSWVPLQAMACGCAVVEADVPGVREMVQSDTCLLAKPSGPEVTEALVRLVDDDDLRCRLAENAAAALAERSWESSARQFEQILQKRCFVRAAGSGSAQPAEAADERKARAATAG
- a CDS encoding VOC family protein, giving the protein MAIVKRAHHVSVQITDLERSRAFYEGVLGFEETERPDFGFPGVWYQLGDVQVHLIGEIPGMDRSTPPKSLSPAATHLAFQIDDYQATLDAVTESGVEAFGLGEEVGQLFVRDPDGNIIELIVPGGMLGRRK
- a CDS encoding AsmA-like C-terminal region-containing protein, which produces MARTGDPGLAAIRSMVRDAFLDTSSEFGQDPAIYEEHPNEFQLANYIEHLLSDSEEAAFESHVAMCSDCAEELVLSTRVVDGERRKEASSYWKIAAGVALAMGGLIAALLAGRSAGNYLEGSMLAGLEAGLGGRASVNAVSVSFLGGPQIELDGLIIDDPAGGDPLIAAPSAKFVVDLASVRDGEFGGDLELDRPVINVTRSTSGDVNIDSLLPTSERLSGLLADAAKNSVRSVRVTDGIIRIIDRAAGGPREVRMADVDAVLEGLSETAPATLRARAGIESTEQNLGLVGTVGPWGGGTPPQYRFSEVDLDAVPLRALASARSAIRGGLSYDGTLRTVGNGWDQIASNVSGAGKMQVVSGALVGKNLIADTIRPWIGDGDAPTHLGMVLAAADTPFDEIRTAVSVRRSGLSARDLHAYGQGFEIVGAGSLESTGVVDFTGTLVVSAEMSAELVAIAPVSGKLLNENRQLAIPFQVDGTWPQLQPRVDLEVFASRFFPMPRLATLFFAPRAG
- a CDS encoding glycosyltransferase family 39 protein; its protein translation is MNSSGRLAAPFFWTVATLLLLVGLGSPSLRGSEDRFAEITREMILSGDYFHPTLNGEPHFHKPLASYWAIAGASRVLGTLDELAARLPSVLAGLLALWATVRLGRELWNPIVGRTAGWVLLGSYGFLLWSRTAAADMENLAAVILAVTWFRCREDRLTMAFYLVFVLICVVGAHAKGLAAIVLPALVLFPHLARHGQWRAHLSPSVLVAAAVAVIVYFAPFIAADIARPDLDSVDALVSGDTRSGLYMVFQENVRRFYAPHDHQGPITTYLFALPVLLLPWALVWIAALLDCAREWVRLEPETRWVLISIGLIFAVFTAAGSRRSYYILPIVPFCALLVAAVLDGEARGRFVERALRWTAIALAAVMGAELAVALLAPVLGSVYGVSVPPALVMVTLMLAAFARLIWVRADTIASCRALKLGLPPGVVCPTALSVVVLGGYFALQAPLLDRFRTERPFALALRGASADLDAGRVAFVRHAPSLFPFYLDAPEPLPVLGVVSDVTRFAAGGRGLIVASPRSLSRLGGETPRVFERPPDLQEGLYPWDQKDERLAAWWVGGEVSPKGPGD